The Cryptococcus gattii WM276 chromosome B, complete sequence genome has a segment encoding these proteins:
- a CDS encoding uncharacterized protein (Similar to TIGR gene model, INSD accession AAW41692.1), with protein sequence MTPIALAKHVLIVGGGIGGPVLAIALARHNIRSTVYEIRPFASSEGGALIISPNALCVLDKTLGMKDDILNAGYQYDNINIYSSDGQWLGAMVNGDEDEWGYRGVRITRTALHNKLLDRCHAMEGMVSIQYGKVCEKVEEGEHGVRVTFADGTYGEGDILIGADGIYSKVREQLLGPAFPSPVYEGLVGLWATTPRSEINIPSNMTLPAAIYTPPGLFLLFPIDPSGETIGWIAQRSAPERSKEGWKEYETSGDCVRATKTDYEGVDYEPVKSLVASLEEGKGKVWPPYSIPDIPTWHSKRICLIGDAAHAIPPSAGQGASQAIEDAGLLARLLAHEPAVEKGYEQLFKYFERTRRTRFQSIKSLTRQSSASRFELKGTLGWWLRKWSIWTFLRVLGSKGYYRDTKLMGYDITQEKLDF encoded by the exons ATGACACCAATCGCACTGGCCAAACATGTCCTCATCGTAGGAGGGGGCATTGGTGGGCCAGTTCTAGCCATCGCCCTCGCACGTCATAATATCCGATCGACGGTCTATGAGATCCGCCCTTTTGCTAGTAGTGAAGGCGGGGCGCTCATCATCTCTCCTAACGCCCTTTGCGTGCTTGACAAAACTCTCGGCATGAAAGATGACATCCTCAATGCCGGTTATCAGTATGATAATATTAATATATACTCCAGTGATGGCCAGTGGTTAGGGGCAATGGTCAatggagatgaagatgaatgGGGTTATAGAGGGGTGAGGATTACCCGTACAGCACTGCATAACAAGCTGCTTGACCGGTGTCACGCAATGGAAGGGATGGTGAGCATCCAGTATGGGAAAGTATGTGagaaggtggaagaaggggagCATGGTGTTAGAGTTACTTTTGCTGACGGTACATACGGCGAAG GCGATATTCTCATCGGCGCAGATGGTATATACTCCAAAGTTCGCGAACAACTCCTCGGTCCAGCATTCCCTTCTCCAGTCTACGAAGGCCTTGTCGGTCTTTGGGCTACTACCCCGCGCTCCGAGATTAATATTCCTTCAAATATGACTCTCCCAGCAGCCATCTACACCCCTCCTGgcctttttctcctctttcccaTTGACCCCTCTGGTGAAACCATTGGCTGGATCGCCCAACGTTCAGCCCCTGAACGATCGAAAGAGGGCTGGAAGGAGTACGAAACTAGTGGGGATTGTGTGAGAGCTACCAAGACGGATTATGAAGGGGTAGACTACGAACCTGTGAAAAGTCTGGTAGCGAGCCTAGAGGAAGGTAAAGGAAAAGTCTGGCCGCCGTACAGTATACCTGATATCCCAACATGGCATAGTAAACGAATCTGCCTGATCGGCGATGCAGCGCATGCGATCCCTCCTTCGGCGGGGCAGGGCGCATCACAAGCAATCGAAGATGCCGGACTCCTCGCCCGCTTGCTCGCACATGAGCCAGCGGTAGAAAAGGGGTATGAACAATTGTTCAAGTATTTTgagaggacaaggagaacACGGTTCCAGTCGATAAAGTCGTTAACGAGGCAAAGTAGTGCATCGAGGTTTGAGCTGAAGGGTACTCTGGGGTGGTGGCTGAGAAAGTGGTCGATTTGGACATTTTTGAGAGTGTTGGGTTCGAAAGGGTATTACAGGGATACGAAATTGATGGGGTATGATATCACGCAAGAGAAGCTTGACTTTTGA
- a CDS encoding Cysteine protease (caspase) involved in regulation of apoptosis, putative; Mca1p (Similar to TIGR gene model, INSD accession AAW41693.1), whose protein sequence is MTGMMGNLMGGGNGVSNRETRGNYHQAPSGQSQNGYNGYQNDYQQGGYNQNMYGKEGYLYQQQDYGGNEHGNGGYCGGYPHPGPPTQQYEPTNAGYAPSPAPYAGQQQYYSGYQANKDDNGMPHPQHFGPEFYDRQTGQVAQAYFEYSRCNGRRKALLIGINYIGSDAQLAGCINDVHNVQKFITERYGYQLYDIVMLTDDMNDARTMPTRDNIIKAMKWLVDGAQRDDALFFHYSGHGTQREDINGDEQDGQDEAICPVDYETAGLLIDDDTTSFLFALSLRVVALRQYSILVTLQPSWIYLTLCELSMNFLCLNQINVL, encoded by the exons ATGACCGGAATGATGGGCAACTTGATGGGCGGTGGAAATGGAGTGTCCAATCGCGAAACTAGAGGCAACTATCATCAAGCACCTTCTGGACA GAGCCAAAACGGCTACAACGGCTATCAGAATGATTATCAACAGGGGGGTTACAATCAGAATATGTATGGAAAAGAAGGTTATCTCTACCAACAACAAGACTACGGAGGGAATGAGCACGGTAATGGAGGATACTGCGGGGGTTATCCTCACCCTGGTCCTCCAACTCAACAGTACGAGCCGAC CAACGCCGGATATGCACCTTCACCAGCTCCTTACGCTGGTCAGCAGCAATACTACAGTGGCTACCAGGCAAATAAAGACGACAATGGTATGCCTCACCCTCAACACTTCGGCCCTGAGTTCTACGACCGGCAAACCGGCCAAGTTGCTCAGGCATACTTTGAGTATTCGAGGTGTAATGGCAGGAGGAAGGCTCTGCTT ATCGGTATAAACTATATTGGATCGGATGCTCAGCTCGCTGGCTGTATCAACGACGTCCACAATGTTCAAAAGTTTATTACAGAGCGATACGGCTACCAGCTTTACGACATTGTTATGCTCACCGATGACATGAATGATGCGAGGACTATGCCGACGAGGGACAACATAATCAAAGCAATGAAGTGGCTCGTTGATGGAGCTCAGAGAGACGATGCTTTGTTCTTCCATTA CTCTGGACATGGAACCCAGAGGGAAGATATTAATGGCGATGAGCAAGATGGCCAGGATGAGG CAATCTGCCCAGTTGATTATGAAACTGCCGGTCTGCTTATTGATGACGACA CCACGAGCTTCTTGTTCGCCCTCTCCCTTCGGGTTGTCGCCTTACGGCAATATTCGATTCTTGTCACTCTGCAACCGTCATGGATCTACCTTACGTTGTGCGAACTTTCCATGAATTTTTTATGTTTGAACCAAATTAATGTTTTATAG
- a CDS encoding Heat shock transcription factor 2, putative (Similar to TIGR gene model, INSD accession AAW41451.1), protein MTTNLYAIAGPSKPTTPASTPSPRSEPPSPLKSLTSLPAHPLNPHGTSASNALTNQSSSTGIGISKPGLSVDENGEVMKVPAFLNKLYTMVSDSEVDDLIYWSESGDSFFVPNAELFGRELLPRWFKHSNFSSFVRQLNMYGFHKVPHLQSGALKNETPIELWEFANPYFKRGQPQLLTKVTRKNNRPSNSGVGSSSSVGGTGSGGGMNTRSASAAAASGSVLGQIQQAIGQGHEAGNHSASGKYLITDGTTPGSAPSPHASAGPLVGPQTLDLSAINSGIAAIRQTQASIATDLRKLQASNEALWRQAYETQEKQRKHEETIDLIVSFLERLFGTEGEGLKGLKEAMRRGVGVRRDRDGREGRDSRDSRFAEDEDGGQKKRRRVGIDRMIEGGIGDGIDEPVAIESPTSDNDRLVEIGSNSEYSIPSVKRTSSSSHPLSLGQLGSSRFTALPSEEPSPSASRSVSTPYECLRTTQSNARGGGAGVNVNDPTLGMNHLSPLSDTDPLLPSSSNALAPYSSHLPFPSSNPNPSSAWASNPSQPLLSPTSAAAAAHAYNLDPSLLQTTIGSLLQSPAAAQMFLNSLNASAQGQALASQPNPHNPSPLNPNPNANANPNGNASISATAPGINTGGNGTGSGAKDLDPTLALFSPLPSHSALTSQSNDLLKSYNDALAVGEGVDNLQESIDSLVRSMGLDLPHGGSSAGIGIGDGTGIGTGTGEVDGEFNVDEFLQGLAKEGEGEEEKEGQKEVRGDAAGASGPGAHAGTGHGGNEDLIAQSGLKSES, encoded by the exons ATGACAACAAATCTATACGCTATAGCAGGTCCTTCAAAACCCACAACTCCAGCATCAACCCCTTCTCCACGTTCCGAGCCGCCTTCACCACTCAAATCACTCACATCACTTCCCGCCCACCCGCTCAATCCGCATGGCACGTCAGCCTCCAACGCACTCACGAATCAGTCGTCAAGCACAGGAATAGGCATTTCCAAGCCAGGACTAAGCGTGGATGAGAATGGAGAGGTCATGAAAGTGCCCGCGTTCTTGAACAAGCTGTATACGATGGTCAGCGATTCGGAGGTGGATGACTTAATCTACTGGTCGGAGAGTGGAGATTCATTTTTCG TGCCGAACGCAGAGCTATTCGGGAGGGAACTCTTACCGAGATGGTTCAAACATTCCAACTTTTCAAGTTTTGTCCGTCAACTCAACATGTATGGGTTTC ACAAAGTCCCCCACCTTCAGTCTGGCGCCCTGAAAAATGAAACGCCCATCGAATTATGGGAGTTCGCAAACCCCTATTTCAAACGCGGCCAACCCCAGCTTCTCACCAAAGTCACTCGCAAAAACAACCGACCTTCAAACTCTGGCGTTGgatcctcttcttccgtcGGAGGTACCGGCTCTGGAGGAGGAATGAATACCCGCTCCGCatctgctgctgctgcctCTGGCTCTGTTTTGGGGCAAATCCAACAAGCCATCGGTCAAGGCCACGAAGCTGGTAACCATTCCGCTTCAGGAAAATATCTTATCACAGACGGTACCACCCCTGGCTCCGCCCCTTCTCCCCACGCCTCCGCCGGTCCACTGGTCGGCCCCCAAACCCTCGATCTTTCAGCGATCAACTCTGGTATCGCCGCCATACGCCAAACCCAAGCATCCATCGCCACCGATCTCCGTAAGCTCCAGGCATCGAATGAGGCGCTTTGGAGGCAGGCATATGAAACGCAGGAGAAGCAGAGGAAACATGAAGAGACAATTGATTTGATTGTAAGCTTTTTGGAGAGGTTGTTTGGGACAGAAGGAGAGGGTTTGAAGGGGTTGAAGGAGGCGATGAGAAGGGGAGTCGGAGTGAGAAGGGATAGGGATGGGAGAGAAGGCAGGGATTCAAGAGACTCGAGGTTTgcggaggatgaagatggaggacagaagaagagaaggagggtAGGAATCGATAGGATGATTGAGGGTGGCATCGGTGATGGAATAGACGAACCCGTTGCGATTGAAAGCCCAACATCAGACAACGATCGCCTTGTCGAAATTGGGTCCAACTCGGAATATTCCATCCCTTCCGTCAAACGTacatcctcttcttcccaccCACTCTCCCTCGGCCAACTCGGTTCCTCCCGATTTACCGCACTGCCTTCCGAAGAGCCTTCTCCTTCAGCCTCTCGATCGGTTTCAACACCTTATGAATGTCTTCGCACCACGCAGTCTAACGCCCGTGGAGGTGGAGCGGGCGTCAATGTGAATGACCCAACATTAGGGATGAACCACCTTTCCCCCCTATCCGATACTGACCCTCTCCTcccatcatcatccaacGCCCTTGCCCCATACTCCTCTCaccttcccttcccttcctccaaCCCTAACCCCTCTTCCGCATGGGCTTCCAACCCCTCCCAACCCTTGCTTTCACCAACATCCGCCGCAGCCGCCGCACACGCGTATAACCTCGATCCTTCTTTGCTCCAAACCACGATCGGGAGTTTACTCCAAAGTCCTGCAGCGGCGCAAATGTTTTTGAACTCGTTGAACGCCAGTGCGCAAGGTCAGGCTTTGGCTTCGCAGCCTAATCCTCATAATCCATCCCCCTTGAATCCGAACCCAAACGCAAACGCGAACCCGAACGGCAACGCCTCCATCTCTGCCACCGCTCCTGGCATTAACACCGGAGGCAATGGAACGGGATCAGGAGCCAAAGATCTTGACCCAACTCTCgccctcttctcccctcttccctcccaTTCTGCACTCACCTCCCAATCCAACGACCTTTTGAAATCCTACAATGATGCCCTCGCCGTCGGGGAAGGGGTTGACAATTTACAAGAGAGTATCGATAGTTTGGTGAGGAGTATGGGGTTGGATTTGCCTCATGGTGGATCTTCCGCAGGTATCGGTATCGGCGATGGGACTGGAATTGGGACGGGGACAGGAGAAGTGGATGGAGAGTTTAATGTGGATGAATTCTTGCAGGGCTTGGCgaaggaaggggaaggggaagaagaaaaagaagggcAAAAGGAAGTAAGGGGGGATGCAGCTGGAGCATCAGGTCCAGGTGCACACGCAGGCACAGGACATGGAGGGAACGAAGATTTAATTGCCCAAAGCGGACTCAAGTCAGAAAGCTAG